In the genome of Methylomagnum ishizawai, the window CAGAGGCTTCGAAAACCCTGTCCTATGGTCGCGCGGAGTAGATGCGGATTTGTTCTCGCCGGATGCCGCAATCCATTTGGAGGAGCGGAGGCCGATCTTTTTATATGCGGGGCGGGTCGCGGTCGAGAAGGGGATCGAGGATTTCCTGAGGCTGGATTTGCCCGGCACCAAATATGTGGTGGGCGACGGTCCGCAACGGGAGGAATTAGCCCGCCAGTTTCCCGAAGCGCGTTTCGTGGGCTACAAAACCGGTCGCGAATTGGCCGGGTATATCGCGGCGGCGGATGTGTTCGTGTTCCCGAGCCGCACCGATACCTTTGGCTTGGTGTTGCTCGAGGCCTTAGCCTGCGGGGTTCCGGTAGCGGCGTATCCGGTGCAAGGGCCGAGCGATGTGCTAACCGATGCCAAAGTCGGTTGTTTGAGCGAAGACCTCCGTAACGCGGCTTTGGGTGCTTTGAGCCTAAACCGGGCGGATTGCCGCCGGTTCGCCCTTGGATTTTCCTGGGATCGTTGCGCCCGCCAATTCCTATCCAATCTCCAGCCGTTTTAGCCAGGATTCTTGCACCGCCATTAAAACGATGGCGCGTGAAGAAAATGCTTGACGGCCAAGTTTTCCCCACTATAATGCACACCCTCAACTCGGGCGGTAAGTGAAGCCGGAACCGGGTGGCTCTTTAACAACGAGATCAAGCAATGGTGTGGGCGCTGGCGTTTGGACGGCGGACGACGCCGAATCAGACGTTTAGCGCTCGGCGAAAAGCCAAGCGCAGTCGATTCATTGAGATTAAAGTCCTGGGAAACCAGGCGAGCAAAATTAAACTGAAGAGTTTGATCATGGCTCAGATTGAACGCTGGCGGCATGCTTAACACATGCAAGTCGAACGGTAGGGACTTCGGTCCTGAGAGTGGCGGACGGGTGAGTAACACGTAGGAATCTGCCTGATAGTGGGGGATAACCCGGGGAAACTCGGGCTAATACCGCATACGCTCCACGGAGGAAAGCGGGGGATCTTCGGACCTCGCGCTATCAGATGAGCCTGCGTCCGATTAGCTAGTTGGCGGGGTAAGAGCCCACCAAGGCGACGATCGGTAGCTGGTCTGAGAGGACGATCAGCCACACTGGAACTGAGACACGGTCCAGACTCCTACGGGAGGCAGCAGTGGGGAATATTGGACAATGGGCGCAAGCCTGATCCAGCAATGCCGCGTGTGTGAAGAAGGCCTGCGGGTTGTAAAGCACTTTAAGCAGGAAAGAAGGCTCCAAGGCCAATACCCTTGGAGATTGACGTTACCTGCAGAATAAGCACCGGCTAACTCCGTGCCAGCAGCCGCGGTAATACGGAGGGTGCGAGCGTTAATCGGAATTACTGGGCGTAAAGCGCGCGTAGGCGGTCCGTTAAGTCAGCCGTGAAAGCCCCGGGCTTAACCTGGGAACTGCGGATGATACTGGCGGACTAGAGTGTGGCAGAGGGTGGCGGAATTTCCGGTGTAGCAGTGAAATGCGTAGAGATCGGAAGGAACACCAGTGGCGAAGGCGGCCATCTGGGCCAACACTGACGCTGAGGTGCGAAAGCGTGGGGAGCAAACAGGATTAGATACCCTGGTAGTCCACGCCGTAAACGATGAGAACTAGCCGTTGGGCACGATTTGGTGCTTAGTGGCGCAGCTAACGCGATAAGTTCTCCGCCTGGGGAGTACGGCCGCAAGGTTAAAACTCAAATGAATTGACGGGGGCCCGCACAAGCGGTGGAGCATGTGGTTTAATTCGATGCAACGCGAAGAACCTTACCTGGCCTTGACATCCAGAGAACTTTCCAGAGATGGATCGGTGCCTTCGGGAACTCTGAGACAGGTGCTGCATGGCTGTCGTCAGCTCGTGTCGTGAGATGTTGGGTTAAGTCCCGTAACGAGCGCAACCCTTGTCCCTAGTTGCCAGCGTAAAGTCGGGAACTCTAGGGAGACCGCCGGTGATAAACCGGAGGAAGGTGGGGATGACGTCAAGTCATCATGGCCCTTATGGCCAGGGCTACACACGTGCTACAATGGCCGGTACAGAGGGTTGCGAAGCCGCGAGGTGAAGCCAATCCCACAAAGCCGGTCGTAGTCCGGATTGGAGTCTGCAACTCGACTCCATGAAGTCGGAATCGCTAGTAATCGCGGATCAGAATGCCGCGGTGAATACGTTCCCGGGCCTTGTACACACCGCCCGTCACACCATGGGAGTGGGTTGCACCAGAAGCAGGTAGTCTAACCGCAAGGAGGGCGCTTGCCACGGTGTGATTCATGACTGGGGTGAAGTCGTAACAAGGTAGCCGTAGGGGAACCTGCGGCTGGATCACCTCCTTTCATAAAGCGCGTCCGTTTCTTCCCGCCCGCGTCCACACCATTGCTTGATCCTCCATGAGAGCCGTAGGGCCGACCCCACGGGGCCGCGACCCGGCCACGAACACGGGTCTGTAGCTCAGTTGGTCAGAGCGCACCCCTGATAAGGGTGA includes:
- a CDS encoding glycosyltransferase family 4 protein, whose protein sequence is MKIALISDAWRPQINGVVTTLTKTCQMLGGLGHVVEPITPDRFKTWPCPSYPEIRLALCGDAKLAKLLDGFKPEAIHIATEGPLGMAGRKYCLEHGLPFTTSFHTRFPEYVNLRLRVPLEWSYGYMRWFHGAARRTMVATPSLMSELKARGFENPVLWSRGVDADLFSPDAAIHLEERRPIFLYAGRVAVEKGIEDFLRLDLPGTKYVVGDGPQREELARQFPEARFVGYKTGRELAGYIAAADVFVFPSRTDTFGLVLLEALACGVPVAAYPVQGPSDVLTDAKVGCLSEDLRNAALGALSLNRADCRRFALGFSWDRCARQFLSNLQPF